A region of the Pygocentrus nattereri isolate fPygNat1 chromosome 27, fPygNat1.pri, whole genome shotgun sequence genome:
GTCTCCATGAAGTCCGTCTTCTGCCTCCAGGCccagagaaacagcagcacCCACCAGGACAGGAAGTGAGCAGCGATGTAGCAGGGCAGGATGGAGGCGAAGAGGGCAACAGCAAGAACCCGAGGGGTAATCAGGAGCAGGTTCCACAGGAAGAAGACTGCAGAGGAGGACCATCCCATCTTCTGTTTTCTAGAGATAAGCTTGCGCATGCTGGTGTGGTAGGACAGCAGACAGAAGGTGATGGAGGCAAGTGAACCAGCAACtttaaaacctgaaaaaaaggtaataataatgataataagaagaaaaacagcttttttcatTGAACCATTGATGTTTacacaaactggccactttattagaaacacccttcactcactgtccactttatcagctccactgaccgtatagctgcactctgtagttctacagttacagactgtagtccatctgtttctctgatactttgttacccctttttaccctgttcttcagtgggcaggacccccatggacccccacagggcaggtattgtttgggttgtcagcactgcagcaacactgacatggtggtggtgtgttggtgtgtgctgtgctggtctgagtggatcagacacagtagtgctgttggagtttaacacctcagtgttgcttctggactgagaataccaatcaaacaaccaaaacatccagccaacagcgtcctgtgggcagcgtcctgtgggcagcgtcctgtgggcagcgtcctgtaaccactgatgaaggactagaggatgaccaacacaaactgtgcagcagcagatgagctgtcgtctctgactttacatctacaaggtggaccgacaaggtaggagtgtctaatagagtggacagtgagtggacacagtgtttaaaaactccagcagcactgctgtgtctgatccactcacaccagcacaacacacactaacacaccaccaccacgtcagtgttactgcagtgctgagaatgacccaccacccaaacagcacctgctctgtgagggtcgtGTGGGGGTCACATCTGACTGCAGGGTTGATACGTTTTCACTAACTTCACTTAAACTGAACAGTATCTACAAAAGAGTGCATTTGGTGGGCGGAACATGGAGACGTCACCTctacaaagagaaagagtggtTTTAAAGGTTGATCTAACCTGTAAAAAGCAGCAGCTCCTGCTCCTGCATGATGAGGGTGATCATGAGAACGAGCTGTGGGATGCTTTCAGTAAACGTCTCAAACAGATTCAGCATGCCCACGTCGTGCAGCATGAGCTTATCTAAATACTCAGCCATTTCCCTGGATTTCTCAGACTTCTTGGATTTCATCGATTTGCTGATTGAGACTGCAAACCTACAtgagaatgaaagaatgaaggaATACACAAATGAATGAAGGGAATAATTAGTTAACATACACTATAcggacaaaaagaaacacaccTCTATCATTAAATTctggtgtttcattcagtcctaTTGCAACAAgagtataaaatcaagcacatagccgtGCAGCCTGCCTTTACAGACCTTAGAGAAAGAACGGGTTGTTCTAAAGACCTCACTGAATCtgtgtgtggtgctgtaataggatgccaccattgCAACAGGTCAGTTTGTagaagtgtttaggaaccaatacaactcagccatgaagtgtcaGACCACCACATAATGTTACAGAGCGGTTTGCCGAGTGCTGCAGAGCTTAGTGAATAAAAGTCACCTACACTCTactgactcaataactgcagagttccacAGCTCTTGTGGCATTAAAATCAGCACAAAACGGTGTGCTGCAAGCttcatcaccaagcacaatgctaAGCGTCAGATGGAGTGGTGGAAACACACCACCGCTGAaatctggagcagtggaaacattctgtggactgatgaatcacgcttctctatctgtcagtctgatggatgcatctgggtttggcgaatgccaggagaacattacccgCCTGACTGCACTgagccagctgtaaagtttggtggaggagggatgatgatttggggctgtttttcaggtgttggcctagaacccttagttctagtgaGTGGGGAACTGTTAATGCATCATCAGAAcagaatattttggacaattgtacacttccaactttgtgggaacagtttgaggaaaaaCCTttgctgttccagcatgactgagccccagcgcacaaagcaaggtccataaagccATAGCTggtcacagagccctgaccttaaccccatcaaacacctttgcgatgaactagaacggagactgtgagccaggccctctcgtccaacatcaatgtctgacttcacaaatgcttttctggatgaatgggccaaaattcccacagacactttCCAAAATCTTAGAAagattcccagaagagtggaagctgttatagctgtaaagtgGGACCAACACCCTATtgatgcctatggatttagaatgggattcataaaagctcctgtaggtgtccaAGTACTTTTCTCCATATTGTGTATCTGCAATAGTGTCCTTTATGTTCAGATTCTTGCCTGGCTTGGCTCTGAACATGGAAATACTGGTCTTTGAAAGCTTGACGTAACCATCTACACTCCTAAAACacatggtttttcaagggttctttagaaaacggctctatatagaaccatgagcactcagattaaagggttctgtgcatGATGGAAACTACTGtaatgcagatggttctatatagaacctatttgaaaagagtgctacatagcaccaaaacggGTTCCTCCATTAAGAGGTCACGCTTATGACGACAGAACTGAGCCCtgtcatgatgcagagaacccggtcatgatgcaaagggttctttgagtgttcatggtttcacAGCTAGCCAggctgttttattcattttgctgcatttgtaatcctacaaaatataataattatatatatataaattatataaataattatataattctAAAGTTAATAATTACATTCAACTCAATTCATGTTTATGTAGCGCTTAGGTTTAGGTCAAATGAATCCTTGCACCCACTCAGCTTCCCAGCAAAAGACCATTTATCCTTATTTTTTAGACTTTAACATAAATGGCATTTTATACTTCTTGGCTACTGAATTAAAATCCCTCTTAATCAGCAGTAGGACTAATTTAGCACAGTTGTTTTCCCAACACTGACCCATCTTAACTATACAAATAGCAAATAAATGGCAACATTTGTCACATACCTGAAAAACATTCCCAGATGAAGGATGTGCAGCATTCCTATTAAACGTTTTTTTGCTATACATCTCTGCCAATTGTCCAGTTTCGAAGTCTCTACTTTGGTTTTCTGTTCCAGAATGTCTGAGGTCTCTACATTGGTTTCCGGTTCCTGGATATCCAATGTCTGTACGTAGGTTCCCGTGTCCTGGATATCTGATGTCTGTGCGTTGGTTCCCACTTCCTGGATGTCCAAGGTCTGTGTGTTGGTTTCCGGTTCCTGGATATCTGTATACCAGATCCAGCTGAACACCTGTACTTGGCTTGAGGAGCAGAACAGCAGGGCTATTAACAGCCCCATGTAAACATACTGCCTCGTCTGGAACAGTGACGCAACAGCCCATACATCCAGCACAGCATCCAACAAGAAAAGGAGCaaaccacccagagaaagcagGACGGGCGGCAGTGAGCAAGGACAGCCTTCTGTCATGGTCTTAGGCTGCGCATCACTGTCTCTGGTGTCTGTAATCCACTGCTGCGACAGGCTGCTGGGAATATGTGCTCACTTTGAACACAAACTGAAAGCACATTTTTCAACTTTAAAACTGACTCTTGTTCTTGCAACACTCACTGGGTTTGGTCTGACCAGAGAATGATGATAACAGAAATTAATAAGCGCGGAGTTGCCTTTTCTAATAGAAAATAATTACACGTGTTTACCAGTATTTAgtctgaaacagacactgttttatcttGAAGGTGTATAGAATTGATTGGAGACATGTCCACTAAGTATATTCCCACCACCAGTTCCTACTGCATTACAAATTCACCAcgtttggataataaataaacaaagaaaacgaAAGCAAAACCAGTCCCTCTGCAATCGACGTCACCAGTTTCCATTCCATGCTTTAAATCTTTTACAATCCCACATGAGAAACAGTTTAGATCCCCTCTGAAACAGTTCCTAACAGGACGGATAGAAGGTGAAGATGGCTATAGCAGCATTCCTCAAGCCCACTTCAAGCTAGTATTTGGCTTAAAGAACCACAGAGGCCAATATAAGCCACCAAATAGACCATCTGGATTTGGAACAAATCTAGAAATGCATCCGGACCAAATCCTTCTGAAAAAGGCACCAGAAACAAGTATAATTGCATCACTGAACATCAACATAAAAGCTTTTCTCCATAAGAAGATGAAACTACAAATGTATAAAaagcatacaaaataaaaaaatacttacGTTCAGCCAAAGAACACACAATCCTTAACATGTTTGAAGAGCAGAAGTATACTAAACAAGCCCCAAACAAGTCTGCTTCttgtcttcttcttcctctAAACTTCAAACTTGAGCTTAACACTGCCCCCAAGCAACTGGGGAAGGAATTACCCCAGTGGCCGTGACTGCGCAGTGTCACTCAGACTTGCTTATTAGACCATTCCTTTCATGAAGCATGCACACGGTCTTGCCCAGCAGTGTGCTGGTGGTCTGGGAGAAGGATCGATGGGAGTCTTGTGACAAGACCAAAGCaaataataacaaaactaaTACACCACATATGAGCTTAGTGATTTCATAAAACTGCTCACTTCCACCtcgctggtgtacagttagacaCTGTTGATTAGCCATTCTCTGGCctttcatcaatggtcagtttctagCCAAGCCAAGACAACTGTTGCAACTGTTGCCtagattttatttgtgtgtctCAACACAGCAATGACACTGGTTTGAGGGCAGTCCAGCACCCAAAACTATCTAAGAAATGACCAGCTCCATAGTCCAAATGGTGTATACAGATGGACTAGATcctgtaattgtacacctataGTGGACCGATAATataagtggagctcataaagtgccaatgtttctaatgaagtaaGTGGGGAATGTCCTCACACTGGACGCCAGACATCTGCCCAGATAGTGAGGGCTTTGAGTCCCTGCCCCTTTGATCTTAGATGATACAAGTGTCCTCTTGTGTGTTTTAAATAGACTTTCTGCCAGATCTTTCTCCCCAGGAATAGTTCTCGTGGGTTGTTTTGGGTCCATGAGCCATGCTGGGAATCTTCtgttctatgattttttttcccccaatagaTGCTCTATTCAGGGATGCAGCCAGGACTTTCACAGTAAGGCAGCCAGGTTAGACCCAGTAAATGTATTATGGTGGCAAAGAGGGTTTAATAACATACTTCTCTGTGTTAGAGCTACATCACTGAAATAGcataaaaatgtgttgaaattgCTCAACACAATTATTGCTGAAAGTAAATAGAAAGACAAAACTgacaatgtatttttattaatttaggAGGACATTATGTACATTATGTACTTGTATGAGCATGAAGCAGATGGGAtaaaaatcagcacctctaaatctgagaccatgtcagtcggaaaagggtggaatgctctgtctaggttgggagtgaattcttgccccaagtggaggagtttaaatatcttgggattttgttcacaagtgaaggaaggatggagcgagaggctGACAGGCGGATTGATGCgccgtctgcagtaatgcggaccctaaaccggtccgtcatggtgaagagagagctgagccagaaggcaaagctgtcaatttactggtcaatctacgttccgaatctcacctatggtcacgagctttgggtagtgaccaaaAGAAGGAGATCACGGATACAATcggctgaaatgagctttctccacagggtcgccgggctctcccttagagatagggtgagaagatcggcgattcgggagaggctcggagtggAGCTACTTCAAACCTATCAGTCTTGAGAAAAGCACAGTTTAAAAAGTAGtatttacacaaataaatagttacataaatgaaaatgagacTTTTTTCAAATCAGGACACAGAAACAGCATCATTGAATACTGTACTTCTGAAGTACTTGTACTTTAGTGTAGGTCAGGGTTCGGCAATGCAACGAgaggggagcgatgatgaggcggacacatatgctGAGAGAGGTGAGATTTAtcaggggcaaatccagagtcagggTCTAAACACTCCAgtgtcaaagagccaacacagagagaacgatgtacagacatgacaaaaggagcacaggataaacacaacaacAGAGAACATGAAATACCATGAAGGCCAGAAGATACAACACTAtataatacaaagaccagcaaacaactagggaaaacacagggcttaaacactAGAACAGATtgacaagacacaggtggttaacaagagagGTAACAAGAcgcaggtgagaacaatcaagggcaggatCTGgacacaagggggcaggacagggaagaatcaaaacaacaaagcacatggacaagacccaaagtaaaagcacatggaggactgggaggagccaatcgtgacaggcaACATGTGGATTTTGCTGTCCTgtcgcggctccacagctgaatcagatcagtaggtaataataaaataatcctcctctacagtaaaataaagctctgctgatccttcaacacagtttaacagtaaatggtcttaaacgctggagttaatgtagaactgctgattcaccctttaaccctgaagatcagcgcagacggctggtcaccatagcaacacagacgacggcctcgcccagctagtagctacgaaacggcaaagcgACAGATGTTTCGTTAAACATGAATgtcaataatttggagaaaaTGAATTTATAATCACTTCAGCTGGTTTGTGACTGAGATGCGACTTCAGGCTcataaaaagttgaacattgagagacattttataagaaatgTTCTACTTTTGCAGAGAAGTTTCCTACTAGTCATAGcagagctaaagcttaaagcagagcaaaatgagtctgcattttcatttgtagttttatatatatatatatatatatatatatatatatatatatatatatatatatataatgtataatggcagatcaaattaaaagataaatatcATGAGACGCAGAGTTTTTATTAAATGCTAAGTTAaagagatgctttttttttttttaagttttagatgcttattaaaagtgagcactgagttTTTGTACCAACGTtcagtattttcatttttccatgatttaattgtagaaaagtttgcaacatccactgagaaatatctgatacacagctggtcagtctgtctacagagtcttgatcaTCAGAAATTGAAATGTgtagctgggtgtcgtcagcacaGCTATGAAAATTTATACTATGCTTCACAATGACAACACCTAGCGGTAGCATGtataaagagaaaagcaaaggccataagactgaaccttgagggactccacaagaacTGCCAGATCTTTTTGATTAATGATTTCCCATTGAAACCATGTACTACCTATTACCTACATTTGATATAAACCACTAAATACATtcactaaacctggcaattatcAGACAAGTGTAATCAGAAGTGtctgagcaggtaaatcaccaactGTGCTGGataccagccctccaggaccggtACTGTGTGTCACTGCATTAAACCTTtactacttttattttaaagtagtAAGAAGCATAATCATCTTTTACACCATAGTTtcagaaaaacacaataaaagcaTCCCATAGAACATGGAAAGTGTTTGTAATTTgggcaatataaatatatagtctACATagacagggtgagtcaaaagtc
Encoded here:
- the LOC108411157 gene encoding XK-related protein 8-like, yielding MTEGCPCSLPPVLLSLGGLLLFLLDAVLDVWAVASLFQTRQYVYMGLLIALLFCSSSQVQVFSWIWYTDIQEPETNTQTLDIQEVGTNAQTSDIQDTGTYVQTLDIQEPETNVETSDILEQKTKVETSKLDNWQRCIAKKRLIGMLHILHLGMFFRFAVSISKSMKSKKSEKSREMAEYLDKLMLHDVGMLNLFETFTESIPQLVLMITLIMQEQELLLFTGFKVAGSLASITFCLLSYHTSMRKLISRKQKMGWSSSAVFFLWNLLLITPRVLAVALFASILPCYIAAHFLSWWVLLFLWAWRQKTDFMETEGGEWLYRATVGLIWYFSWFNVSKGKTRTTSIIYHVCMGADMGLLLGLWFWKRSVESARLSPLPVNAYILIGGLPVLYITGLLLKLLYYWKFHPRFKEETSHTEPPTELQAKPQKKRQHKRAAVLNDSDFVSSEESEPAALDEQNSESEQTTKPQGAITGVHKRMRNMAFHF